In a single window of the Prosthecobacter sp. SYSU 5D2 genome:
- a CDS encoding YifB family Mg chelatase-like AAA ATPase, with translation MVARTYSATLLGVNAIEVEIESYDSGGTQKMFIVGLPDASVKESRERVTAAISSCGFAMNDGVTTVNLAPADLKKEGPGFDLPIAISLIAHRVKIPIPILAETAMIGELALNGELRPVRGLLAVALEARARGRKRLLVPKRAAIEASVVAGIDIIGVSHLREVVEYLKGDIELTPEPCRATEFFAAAAHYDIDFADVKGQGDAKHAIEVAVAGGHNILMVGPPGTGKSMIAKRVGTIMPGMTEEEAIETTKIHSVGGLLTEQQAFVATRPFRSPHHTISDAGLLGGGTNPGPGEVSLSHNGVLFLDELPEFRRSTLEVLRQPLEDGRVTISRAAGTVTFPASFLMVAAMNPCPCGYFGDTKRACRCGSPMVQRYRQRISGPLLDRIDLHVEVPLVDFKALTRTEPGESSAVIRKRVEQARAIQSARFKGFKGIHTNSDMSSRLIKKHCELDAEGSAFLEHNMGEMNFSARAHDRILKVARTLADLKGLEKIDSDSVLEAVNYRSLDRNLWS, from the coding sequence ATGGTCGCCCGTACCTACTCAGCCACCCTCCTCGGCGTTAATGCGATCGAGGTGGAAATCGAATCTTACGACAGTGGCGGCACACAAAAGATGTTCATTGTGGGGTTGCCAGATGCGTCCGTGAAGGAGAGCCGGGAGAGGGTGACGGCGGCCATTTCCTCCTGCGGGTTTGCGATGAATGATGGCGTGACGACGGTTAACCTGGCACCGGCGGATCTGAAAAAAGAGGGTCCGGGTTTTGACCTGCCCATCGCCATCTCCCTCATCGCCCACCGGGTGAAGATCCCCATTCCCATCCTGGCGGAGACGGCGATGATCGGCGAACTGGCCTTGAACGGGGAACTGCGTCCTGTGCGGGGACTGCTGGCCGTGGCCCTGGAAGCGCGGGCCAGGGGCCGGAAAAGGCTGCTGGTGCCGAAACGCGCCGCCATCGAGGCCAGCGTGGTGGCAGGCATTGACATCATCGGCGTCAGCCATCTGCGTGAAGTCGTGGAATATCTCAAAGGGGACATTGAACTCACGCCTGAACCCTGCCGGGCGACTGAGTTCTTTGCCGCCGCTGCCCACTACGACATCGACTTTGCCGACGTCAAAGGCCAGGGCGATGCCAAGCATGCCATTGAGGTGGCTGTCGCCGGCGGGCATAACATCCTCATGGTCGGCCCGCCGGGAACCGGCAAGTCCATGATCGCCAAACGCGTGGGCACCATCATGCCCGGAATGACAGAGGAAGAGGCCATCGAGACGACCAAGATTCACAGCGTGGGAGGCCTGCTGACGGAGCAGCAGGCCTTCGTGGCCACACGCCCTTTTCGTTCCCCCCACCATACCATCAGCGATGCAGGATTGCTGGGCGGAGGCACCAATCCTGGGCCAGGTGAAGTGAGCCTGTCCCATAATGGAGTGCTCTTTCTCGACGAACTGCCGGAATTCCGCCGCAGCACTTTGGAAGTATTGCGCCAGCCATTGGAAGACGGACGTGTGACGATTTCCCGCGCGGCAGGCACCGTCACATTTCCGGCTTCTTTTCTCATGGTCGCCGCCATGAATCCCTGCCCTTGTGGTTATTTCGGCGATACGAAAAGAGCGTGCCGCTGCGGATCGCCCATGGTGCAGCGTTACCGGCAGCGCATCAGCGGGCCTCTTCTGGACCGCATTGACCTGCATGTCGAAGTGCCGCTTGTGGACTTCAAAGCCCTGACGCGCACGGAGCCAGGCGAATCTTCCGCAGTCATTCGCAAGCGGGTGGAACAGGCCCGCGCCATCCAGTCGGCCCGTTTTAAAGGCTTCAAAGGCATCCACACCAACAGCGACATGTCCTCCCGGCTCATTAAAAAACATTGTGAGCTGGATGCTGAAGGCAGCGCCTTTCTGGAGCATAACATGGGCGAGATGAACTTCAGCGCCCGTGCCCATGACCGCATCCTGAAAGTGGCCCGCACCCTGGCAGATCTGAAAGGCTTGGAAAAAATTGATTCAGACAGCGTCCTGGAAGCCGTGAACTATCGTTCGTTAGACCGCAATCTCTGGAGCTGA